From a single Anomaloglossus baeobatrachus isolate aAnoBae1 chromosome 4, aAnoBae1.hap1, whole genome shotgun sequence genomic region:
- the LOC142301527 gene encoding secreted frizzled-related protein 5-like yields MTSSPVFLLLTGFLAGLCKAFDIGLSTKCVSIPEELSMCHDIGYSEMRLPNLMGHTTIPEVVSKTAEWHKLLQTGCHPYARMFLCSLFAPVCLDTFIQPCRSMCEAVRDGCAPVLECHDQSWPESLNCDRFPAGDDMCLDNLSKEFQYIYKELPKPTCQGCPIIEETFSYRSVLDAFCDNDIAVKVKLAKRKFAPGHHEYVTEGPIEFIKQGLLLPYDTRNLVEQWLRINDNCAHRMIRHSRSMAYILTGNIQHGKVMLNRVFHWQKKDSQLTLAIRKWRHHKC; encoded by the exons ATGACTTCTTCCCCTGTCTTCCTGCTCCTTACGGGCTTCCTTGCTGGATTATGCAAGGCATTTGATATTGGATTATCCACAAAATGTGTCTCTATCCCTGAAGAATTGAGTATGTGCCATGATATCGGCTACTCAGAGATGCGGCTTCCTAACCTGATGGGGCATACCACCATCCCTGAAGTTGTGTCTAAGACCGCAGAGTGGCACAAGCTTCTACAAACTGGCTGCCATCCATATGCCCGAATGTTCCTGTGTTCCCTGTTTGCTCCAGTCTGTCTTGATAC gtttatcCAGCCATGTCGCAGTATGTGTGAGGCCGTGAGAGACGGCTGTGCCCCTGTATTAGAGTGTCATGATCAATCCTGGCCGGAGAGCCTAAACTGTGACCGGTTTCCAGCTGGTGACGATATGTGCCTTGACAACTTAAGTAAAGAATTCCAGTATATTTACAAAG aaTTGCCCAAACCAACATGCCAAGGCTGTCCAATAATTGAAGAAACATTTTCATACAGGAGTGTCTTGGATGCTTTTTGTGACAATGACATTG CTGTAAAAGTAAAGTTGGCAAAAAGAAAGTTTGCTCCAGGACACCATGAATATGTGACCGAAGGCCCGATTGAATTTATTAAACAGGGACTGTTACTTCCATATGACACACGTAATCTAGTTGAACAATGGCTGAGAATCAATGACAACTGTGCCCATAGGATGATCCGTCACTCCAGGTCCATGGCCTACATTTTAACTGGAAATATCCAGCATGGAAAAGTTATGCTGAACAGAGTATTTCACTGGCAGAAGAAGGACTCTCAGCTGACTCTAGCTATCCGGAAATGGAGGCACCATAAATGTTAA